A window of the Yersinia rochesterensis genome harbors these coding sequences:
- a CDS encoding TPR domain-containing protein gives MILAIGMAILLLMILSGIWWPWLRQYGRLSWRWPLGLSLLLPILILLGYQQLGHYAAVQQEVLRQKEATRLNNMLDKQSSDPTLFLLQQRIRQSPDNSELWFSLAQYYLYQNEFEDALVALQQTERLQGASASIDAARATLFYYQSGQKMTEDVTYWLQQALAKDPLQYTALMLQANDDFIHAKYAQAIVIWQQLLESPHPDVDRAMIIRAITLARALQ, from the coding sequence ATGATATTGGCAATCGGAATGGCGATATTATTGCTCATGATTTTAAGCGGCATATGGTGGCCTTGGTTGCGGCAATATGGTCGTCTGAGTTGGCGCTGGCCGTTGGGATTGAGCTTGTTGCTCCCGATACTTATTCTGTTGGGATATCAGCAATTAGGCCACTATGCCGCGGTGCAGCAGGAAGTTTTACGCCAGAAAGAAGCTACGCGATTGAACAATATGTTGGATAAGCAAAGCAGTGACCCCACATTATTTCTATTACAGCAGCGTATCCGACAGTCACCTGATAACAGTGAACTCTGGTTTAGTTTGGCTCAATATTATTTGTATCAGAATGAATTTGAGGACGCGCTGGTGGCATTGCAGCAGACAGAACGTTTGCAGGGGGCGAGTGCTTCAATAGATGCTGCCCGAGCGACTCTGTTTTATTATCAGTCAGGGCAAAAAATGACTGAGGATGTGACCTATTGGCTACAGCAAGCACTGGCAAAAGATCCGTTGCAATACACCGCACTGATGTTGCAAGCCAATGATGACTTTATTCATGCCAAGTATGCACAAGCTATAGTTATCTGGCAGCAATTACTCGAAAGCCCCCATCCTGACGTCGATCGCGCGATGATTATCCGAGCCATTACTTTAGCTCGAGCGCTACAGTAG
- the nrfF gene encoding heme lyase NrfEFG subunit NrfF, with protein MKTLLLLLSLVFSPWVLADLVDTYHFSSQQNQQQALALAKELRCPQCQNQNLLESTSPIAQDLRLEVYRLVEAGHSSPEIMALMTQRYGDFVLYRPPVRSATLILWFGPGVLLAGVLGGLVLRIRNRAASSSREGR; from the coding sequence ATGAAAACCCTTTTGCTGCTGTTATCACTGGTTTTCTCGCCGTGGGTGTTGGCCGATTTGGTGGATACTTACCACTTTAGTTCGCAACAAAATCAACAACAAGCGCTGGCACTGGCAAAAGAGTTACGTTGCCCACAATGTCAGAATCAAAACTTATTGGAATCAACATCACCCATCGCGCAGGACTTGCGCTTAGAAGTCTACCGGTTGGTGGAAGCGGGGCACAGCTCTCCAGAAATTATGGCCCTGATGACTCAGCGCTATGGTGATTTTGTTCTTTATAGGCCGCCGGTGCGCAGTGCAACATTGATACTGTGGTTTGGGCCGGGAGTGCTGCTGGCCGGTGTGTTAGGCGGATTAGTGTTACGCATTCGAAACCGAGCGGCCTCAAGTTCAAGAGAGGGGCGCTGA